A stretch of the Bombyx mori chromosome 12, ASM3026992v2 genome encodes the following:
- the LOC101737154 gene encoding uncharacterized protein LOC101737154 — protein MSEKLIELVRKYPCLYNTKDISYKNVTIKIKCWEQIGKEINETGESARKKWKSLRDNYMRYKKEVAGTTGQATKKFKKWPWASQLQFLDSTLTDRERSSNVREPTPEPSSDIATPSSEIQLPETPQSETSPPQTRSPEIPPPGTPHANSINFSRTKKINKTDNEMDKVTNFLQNRKKQEYDAIDHLFQSYVQTFKSFSKHKQIKAKVELAKLFASIEAEELQEDVQILSNSPHCSIISTEDSVAYEVPILHETNFGASTSSIEFHNDNALNMYLKK, from the exons atgtctgagaaattaatagaattagttaggaaatacccatgcttatacaatacGAAGGATATTTCTTATAAAAATGTAACAATAAAGATAAAATGCTGGGAACAAATCGGAAAAGAGATTAATGAAACTG GTGAATCCGCCAGAAAAAAATGGAAGAGCTTGAGAGACAACTACATGAGATACAAAAAAGAAGTTGCAGGTACTACAGGACAagctacaaaaaaatttaaaaaatggcctTGGGCTTCCCAGTTACAGTTCCTTGATTCAACTCTGACAGATCGAGAACGATCTTCAAACGTTCGAGAACCCACACCGGAACCATCGTCAGATATAGCAACTCCATCGTCAGAGATACAACTACCAGAGACGCCTCAATCAGAGACATCTCCACCACAGACACGCTCGCCAGAGATACCTCCGCCAGGGACGCCTCATGCAAACTCTATAAATTTTTCacgaactaaaaaaattaataaaactgacAATGAGATGGATAAAGTTAcaaattttttacaaaatagaaaaaaacaagAGTATGATGCCATAGACCACCTATTCCAAAGTTATGTCCaaacatttaaaagtttttcCAAACACAAGCAGATAAAAGCCAAGGTAGAACTAGCCAAGTTATTTGCAAGCATAGAAGCAGAGGAACTGCAAGAAGACGTTCAGATATTGAGCAATTCACCACATTGTTCTATTATAAGCACAGAAGACTCCGTCGCCTATGAAGTGCCTATTCTACATGAGACTAATTTTGGAGCATCGACATCTTCAATTGAATTTCATAATGATAACGCACTAaacatgtatttaaaaaaataa